CACGGTGGCGGGGTGGGCATGGGCCGGTCCCTGCACGCCGGTCAGGTCTGCGTCGCCGACGGCAGCGCCCTCGCCGGCCAGAAGATCGAGCGGGTGCTCACCAACGACCCGGCGATGGGGGTCATCCGGCACGTCGACGCCGGCTACGACAGCGCCCGCGAGGTCGCCGAGCGCACCGGCGTCCGCGTCCCGATGGCGGAGGGCCCGGCGTGACCGACCTCGCCGCGCGGTTCCGGGCGCTCTGGGACGAGATCGCCCCGGTCGGGCGGGACGCCGGCAGCGGCGGCTACCTGCGCTACGCGCTGACCGAGCCGGAGCTGCGGCTGCGGGACTGGTACCGGGAGCAGGCGCGGCGGCGCGGGCTGCCGGTGACCGAGGACGGCAACGGCAACCTCTTCGCCTGGTGGGGCGACCCGGACGCGGGCGACGCGGTGCTGACCGGCAGCCACTTCGACTCGGTGCCGCACGGCGGGGCGTACGACGGGCCGCTCGGCATCGTCAGCGCGTTCCTCGCGGTCGACGAGCTGCGGGCCGCGGGCGTCGCGCCCGTCCGGCCGGTCGCGATCGGCGCGTTCGTGGAGGAGGAGGGAGCCCGGTTCGGCGTACCGTGCCTCGGGTCGCGGCTGCTGACCGGCGCGCTGGCGCCGGAGCGGGCGGCGGCACTGCGGGACACCGACGGGATCGACTTCGCGACGGCACTGGGCCACCCGCCGGCCGGTGCCCGCCCGGAGCTGCTCGACCGGTTCCGGTGCTTCGTGGAGCTGCACGTCGAGCAGGGTCGCGCGCTGGCCGACACCGCCGCGCCGGTCGCCGTCGCCAGTGCCATCTGGCCGCACGGCCGGTGGCGCTTCGACGTGACCGGCGAGGGCAACCACGCGGGCACCACCCGCATGGCCGACCGCCGCGACCCGATGCTGACGTACGCGTTCACCGTGCTGGCGGCGAACAAGGAGGCGCGGCTGCGCGGCGCGCACGCCACCGTGGGTCGGGTGTCGGTGGAGCCGAACGCGACCAACGCGATCCCGTCGCGGGTGACCGGCTGGCTCGACGCCCGCGCCGCCGAGCCGGAGACGCTCGCCGGTCTGGTCTCCGCGGTACGCGACAAGGCGACCGAGCGGGCCCGCCGCGACGGCACCAGCCTGACGGTCACCGAGGAGTCGGCCACCCCGCTGGTCGCCTTCGACGGCGGACTGGCCGACCGGCTCGCCGCGCTGCTCACGGCGCCGGTGCTGCCGACCGGCGCCGGCCACGACGCCGGGGTGCTCGCCGCGTACCTGCCGACCGCGATGCTCTTCGTCCGCAACCCGACCGGCGTCTCGCACTCGCCGGCCGAGTCGGCGACCGACGAGGACTGCGCCGCCGGGGTGGCCGCCCTCGCCCGGGTGATCGAGGAGTTGGCGTGCTGACCGCCGCACCGGTCGGCGTGCCGGGCCGGGCGTCCCGGGGCCACGATGATCGGGTGATGACGCAGACGACTCAGCTCGACAGGGAGCCGACGGCATGACCGCGACCCGCTGGCTCGCCGAGTACGCGTGGCTGCCCGACCAGGACGAGCCCACCGCCGACGTGCTGATCGAGGCGGAGGACGGCCGGTTCACCACGGTGACCCCGCTGGCCGGCGGCGACGCGCCCACCGCCGGGGTCGAGGTGCTCACCGACGCGGTGCGGCTGCCCGGGCTGACCCTGCCGGGGCTCGCGAACGCGCACTCGCACGCCTTTCACCGGGCGTTGCGCGGGCGCACCCACGGCGGCCGGGGCGACTTCTGGACCTGGCGCGAGCAGATGTACGCCGTCGCCGGTCGCCTCGACCCGGACGCGTACCTGACGCTGGCCCGGGCGGTCTACGCCGAGATGGCGCTGGCCGGCGTCACCTGCGTGGGCGAGTTCCACTACCTGCACCACGGGCCGGGCGGGAAGCCGTACGACGACCCGAACGCGATGAGTGCCGCCCTGGTGGAGGCCGCCGCCCAGGCCGGCGTCCGGATCACCCTGCTCGACACCGC
This genomic stretch from Micromonospora krabiensis harbors:
- a CDS encoding allantoate amidohydrolase, whose amino-acid sequence is MTDLAARFRALWDEIAPVGRDAGSGGYLRYALTEPELRLRDWYREQARRRGLPVTEDGNGNLFAWWGDPDAGDAVLTGSHFDSVPHGGAYDGPLGIVSAFLAVDELRAAGVAPVRPVAIGAFVEEEGARFGVPCLGSRLLTGALAPERAAALRDTDGIDFATALGHPPAGARPELLDRFRCFVELHVEQGRALADTAAPVAVASAIWPHGRWRFDVTGEGNHAGTTRMADRRDPMLTYAFTVLAANKEARLRGAHATVGRVSVEPNATNAIPSRVTGWLDARAAEPETLAGLVSAVRDKATERARRDGTSLTVTEESATPLVAFDGGLADRLAALLTAPVLPTGAGHDAGVLAAYLPTAMLFVRNPTGVSHSPAESATDEDCAAGVAALARVIEELAC